One Arthrobacter sp. StoSoilB19 DNA window includes the following coding sequences:
- a CDS encoding bifunctional riboflavin kinase/FAD synthetase has protein sequence MVYIWNDPSDVPADFGPSVVTFGNFDGVHRGHQQVLSQLIRSARLSHAKAVAVTFDPHPAVIHRPEAAPELIMGLDDKLDALGGLGLDAILVIKYSLDLASLTAEEFVEQYLVDCLHASHVVIGHDARFGRGNSGDLDTMKALGDKFGFDVQVISEFGAEGYPLHDDDGTDRRCSSTWVREALQEGDVATAASVLGRPHRMRGEVVHGAARGRALGFPTANLSSNATGLIPADGIYAGWLVDQAGTRWPAAISVGSNPTFEGVSRQVEAHVIDRPKEAVEDFDLYGQTVIVEFVARLRGMVAYRGPEALVEQMRLDVAQAHQLLSHH, from the coding sequence ATGGTTTACATCTGGAACGATCCGTCCGATGTCCCGGCGGATTTCGGCCCATCTGTTGTCACTTTCGGCAACTTCGACGGTGTTCACCGCGGCCACCAGCAGGTGCTGTCCCAGCTGATCCGCTCGGCCCGCCTTTCCCACGCCAAGGCTGTGGCCGTGACCTTCGACCCCCACCCGGCGGTAATCCACCGGCCCGAGGCCGCGCCCGAGCTCATCATGGGCCTGGACGACAAACTGGACGCGCTGGGCGGACTCGGACTGGACGCCATTTTGGTGATCAAGTACTCACTGGATCTGGCCAGCCTCACGGCTGAGGAATTCGTGGAGCAGTACCTGGTGGACTGCCTCCACGCCAGCCACGTGGTGATCGGCCACGACGCCCGCTTTGGACGGGGCAACTCCGGAGACCTGGACACCATGAAGGCGCTGGGCGACAAGTTCGGCTTCGATGTCCAGGTCATCAGCGAGTTCGGCGCCGAGGGCTACCCCCTGCATGACGACGACGGCACGGACCGGCGCTGCTCCTCCACCTGGGTGCGCGAAGCCTTGCAGGAAGGCGATGTTGCCACCGCCGCCTCGGTCCTGGGCCGCCCGCACAGAATGCGCGGCGAAGTGGTTCACGGGGCAGCCCGCGGCCGCGCCCTCGGCTTCCCCACGGCAAACCTTTCCTCGAACGCCACGGGGCTGATCCCCGCAGACGGCATCTATGCGGGCTGGCTGGTGGACCAGGCGGGCACGCGCTGGCCTGCTGCGATCTCAGTGGGGTCCAATCCCACGTTCGAGGGCGTGAGCCGCCAGGTGGAGGCGCACGTCATCGACAGGCCCAAGGAGGCCGTGGAGGACTTCGATCTGTACGGCCAGACAGTGATTGTTGAATTCGTGGCGCGGCTTCGCGGCATGGTGGCCTACCGTGGCCCTGAGGCACTGGTGGAACAAATGCGGCTGGATGTGGCCCAGGCCCACCAGCTCCTCAGCCACCACTGA
- the kynA gene encoding tryptophan 2,3-dioxygenase, producing the protein MSVEKNTRKLDEGIVRDFSSRMSYASYLQLPTLLSAQQPVSQPEHHDELLFIIQHQTTELWLKLVLHELRSAAAWLRGDDLGSALKGIARVKHIQKTLTEQWSVLATLTPTEYSQFRGFLGNSSGFQSAQYRAVEFVLGNKNSKMLPVFESDPQAHAMLAELLAAPSIYDEFLAYLARQGFDVPGSVLDRDVTQAHEFTPELVPLFKHIYENAADNWAAYEACEELVDLEDNFQLWRFRHLRTVQRTIGMKTGTGGSSGVTFLQKALELTFFPELFAVRTEIGQ; encoded by the coding sequence GTGTCCGTCGAAAAGAACACCCGCAAGCTGGATGAGGGGATTGTCCGCGACTTCAGCTCGCGGATGAGCTACGCCTCCTACCTGCAGCTTCCCACGCTGCTCAGCGCGCAGCAGCCGGTCAGCCAGCCCGAGCACCACGATGAACTGCTGTTCATCATCCAGCACCAGACCACGGAGCTGTGGCTGAAGCTGGTCCTGCACGAGCTGCGCAGCGCGGCCGCGTGGCTCCGCGGGGACGACCTCGGTTCCGCGCTCAAGGGCATTGCCCGGGTCAAGCACATCCAGAAGACCCTTACCGAACAATGGTCTGTCCTGGCCACCCTGACACCCACCGAGTATTCGCAGTTCCGGGGCTTCCTGGGCAACTCGTCAGGGTTCCAGTCGGCCCAGTACCGGGCGGTGGAATTCGTCCTGGGGAACAAGAACAGCAAGATGCTGCCCGTCTTCGAATCCGATCCGCAAGCCCACGCCATGCTGGCCGAACTGCTTGCCGCCCCCAGCATCTACGACGAGTTCCTGGCCTACCTCGCGCGGCAGGGCTTCGATGTGCCGGGATCGGTCCTGGACCGGGATGTGACCCAGGCCCATGAGTTCACCCCGGAACTGGTCCCGCTTTTCAAGCACATCTATGAAAACGCGGCGGACAACTGGGCTGCCTACGAGGCGTGCGAGGAACTGGTGGACCTGGAGGACAACTTCCAGCTCTGGCGGTTCCGCCACCTGCGCACCGTGCAGCGGACCATCGGCATGAAGACCGGCACCGGAGGATCCAGCGGTGTGACCTTCCTGCAAAAGGCCCTTGAATTGACGTTCTTCCCGGAATTATTCGCTGTCAGGACGGAGATCGGACAATGA
- a CDS encoding aminotransferase class V-fold PLP-dependent enzyme, giving the protein MSIHQENHLDVSAEALRGRAEELDRRDALAHYRDLFIGTDTPLSYLDGNSLGRPLTRTADDVAAFIRDEWGGRLIRGWDEQWLSMPQAIGDQLGRAVLGAAPGQTIIADSTTVVLYKLIRAALAAVQDPDRNELVLDTENFPTDRYLVEGIALEEGLTLRWIEPDPAAGVTLDQVRQATGPRTAVVLLSQIAYRSGHLADLPGITAAVHDAGALVVWDLCHSAGSVEIDLDGADVDFAAGCTYKYLNGGPGSPAFAYVNARHLPSLNQPIWGWMGRKDAFEMAAGYEPAAGIRGFLSGTPAIFGMIAMRGTLDLIEEATMAAIREKSQALTAFAVEVFDAWLAPLGAELASPRNPGERGGHITVDHPNFTKATVEALWEGDVIPDFRSPHGVRVGLSPLSTSFAEVLQGMAAIRARLQG; this is encoded by the coding sequence ATGAGCATCCATCAGGAAAACCACCTCGATGTGTCTGCCGAAGCGCTCCGCGGGCGCGCCGAAGAGCTGGACCGCCGGGACGCCCTGGCACACTACCGGGACCTTTTCATTGGCACGGACACACCGCTGTCCTACCTGGACGGCAACTCCCTGGGCCGGCCCCTGACGCGCACTGCCGACGACGTCGCCGCCTTCATCCGGGACGAGTGGGGCGGACGCCTCATCCGTGGCTGGGACGAACAGTGGCTCAGCATGCCGCAGGCCATCGGGGACCAGCTCGGACGCGCCGTCCTCGGAGCTGCTCCGGGGCAGACCATAATCGCCGATTCCACCACCGTGGTCCTCTACAAGCTGATCCGCGCGGCCCTGGCCGCCGTACAGGATCCAGACCGCAACGAGCTGGTGCTGGACACGGAAAACTTCCCCACGGACCGCTACCTGGTGGAGGGCATCGCCCTTGAGGAAGGCCTCACCCTGCGCTGGATCGAGCCCGACCCGGCCGCCGGGGTGACCCTTGACCAGGTGCGCCAGGCCACCGGGCCGAGGACCGCCGTCGTCCTCCTCAGCCAGATCGCCTACCGCTCAGGCCACCTCGCGGACCTGCCGGGGATCACCGCGGCAGTGCACGACGCCGGCGCGCTGGTGGTGTGGGACCTGTGCCATTCCGCGGGGTCGGTGGAGATCGACCTGGACGGTGCCGACGTGGACTTCGCAGCCGGCTGCACCTACAAGTACCTAAACGGGGGCCCGGGCTCGCCTGCTTTCGCCTACGTCAATGCCCGGCACCTGCCCTCGTTGAACCAGCCCATCTGGGGCTGGATGGGGCGGAAGGACGCCTTCGAGATGGCCGCCGGCTATGAACCCGCCGCCGGCATCCGGGGCTTCCTCAGCGGCACCCCCGCCATTTTCGGCATGATTGCCATGCGGGGAACCCTGGACCTCATCGAGGAAGCCACCATGGCTGCCATCCGGGAGAAGTCCCAGGCCCTGACCGCATTCGCCGTGGAGGTCTTCGATGCCTGGCTGGCCCCGCTGGGAGCCGAACTGGCGTCGCCGCGGAACCCGGGGGAACGGGGCGGGCATATCACGGTGGACCATCCCAACTTCACCAAGGCCACCGTGGAAGCGCTCTGGGAAGGGGATGTCATCCCTGACTTCCGCTCTCCCCATGGCGTCCGGGTGGGGTTGTCGCCGTTGAGCACCAGTTTTGCGGAAGTGCTCCAGGGCATGGCGGCGATCCGGGCCCGGCTGCAGGGCTGA
- the rpsO gene encoding 30S ribosomal protein S15 codes for MALDAAVKQSIIKEYATGEGDTGSPEVQVAVLTQRIKDLTEHMKEHKHDYHTQRGLLAMVGRRKRMLSYLKKTDIARYRSLIERLGLRR; via the coding sequence GTGGCACTTGACGCCGCTGTAAAGCAGTCCATCATCAAGGAATACGCAACTGGCGAAGGTGACACCGGTTCACCCGAGGTCCAGGTTGCTGTCCTGACCCAGCGGATCAAGGATCTGACTGAGCACATGAAGGAGCACAAGCACGACTACCACACCCAGCGCGGTCTGCTGGCCATGGTTGGTCGTCGCAAGCGCATGCTGAGCTACCTCAAGAAGACTGACATCGCCCGCTACCGTTCGCTCATCGAGCGTCTCGGCCTGCGCCGCTAG
- a CDS encoding polyribonucleotide nucleotidyltransferase, which yields MEGPEIQFSEAVIDNGRFGKRVIRFETGRLAKQAAGAAMVYIDDDTALLSATTAGKHPREGFDFFPLTVDVEERMYAAGRIPGSFFRREGRPSTEAILACRLMDRPLRPAFIKGLRNEVQIVVTVLAINPDELYDVVAINASSMSTQLSGLPFSGPIGGVRVALVNDENGSQWVAFPKHSQLENSVFNMVVAGRVAGDDVAIMMVEAEATDNSWNLIKEQGATAPTEEVVAEGLEAAKPFIKALCDAQADLAARAAKPTVEFPVFLDYEDDAYAAVESAAAEKLAAVFQIADKQERDNASDALKDEVLAGLAGQFEGREKELSAAFRSVTKHVVRQRILKDQIRIDGRGLTDIRQLTAEVEVLPRVHGSAIFERGETQIMGVTTLNMLKMEQQIDSLSPVTRKRYMHNYNFPPYSTGETGRVGSPKRREIGHGALAERAIVPVLPSREEFPYAIRQVSEALGSNGSTSMGSVCASTLSLLNAGVPLKAAVAGIAMGLVSDQVDGQTRYAALTDILGAEDAFGDMDFKVAGTAEFVTAIQLDTKLDGIPASVLAAALKQAREARLHILEVINSAIDTPDELSEFAPRVIAVKIPVDKIGEVIGPKGKMINQIQEDTGADISIEDDGTVYIGATNGPSADAARSAINAIANPQVPEIGERYLGTVVKTTTFGAFVSLTPGKDGLLHISELRKIAGGKRVDNVDDVVSVGQKIQVEITKIDDRGKLSLSPVVAEEEGADDTERVHATEPAEGAEV from the coding sequence TTGGAGGGTCCCGAAATCCAGTTCTCGGAAGCAGTCATTGACAATGGCCGTTTCGGCAAGCGCGTAATCCGCTTTGAAACCGGCCGCCTCGCCAAGCAGGCAGCCGGCGCAGCAATGGTGTACATCGACGATGACACCGCCCTGCTGTCCGCAACCACCGCCGGCAAGCACCCGCGTGAAGGCTTCGACTTCTTCCCGCTCACGGTCGACGTCGAAGAGCGCATGTACGCTGCCGGCCGTATCCCGGGCTCGTTCTTCCGCCGCGAAGGCCGCCCGTCCACCGAAGCCATCCTGGCCTGCCGCCTGATGGACCGCCCGCTGCGCCCCGCCTTCATCAAGGGCCTGCGCAACGAGGTCCAGATCGTGGTCACCGTCCTGGCCATCAACCCCGATGAGCTGTACGACGTCGTTGCCATCAACGCTTCCTCGATGTCCACCCAGCTGTCCGGCCTCCCGTTCTCCGGCCCCATCGGCGGCGTCCGTGTTGCCCTGGTCAACGACGAAAACGGATCGCAGTGGGTTGCCTTCCCCAAGCACTCGCAGCTGGAAAACTCCGTGTTCAACATGGTGGTTGCCGGCCGCGTTGCCGGTGACGACGTCGCCATCATGATGGTCGAGGCCGAAGCAACCGACAACTCCTGGAACCTCATCAAGGAACAGGGCGCCACCGCCCCCACCGAAGAGGTTGTGGCCGAGGGCCTGGAGGCTGCCAAGCCGTTCATCAAGGCACTCTGCGACGCCCAGGCCGACCTCGCCGCACGCGCTGCAAAGCCCACGGTCGAGTTCCCGGTCTTCCTGGACTACGAAGACGACGCTTACGCCGCCGTCGAATCCGCTGCCGCCGAAAAGCTCGCCGCTGTCTTCCAGATCGCCGACAAGCAGGAACGCGACAACGCCTCCGACGCGCTCAAGGACGAGGTCCTCGCCGGCCTGGCAGGCCAGTTCGAAGGCCGCGAAAAGGAGCTGTCCGCTGCTTTCCGCTCCGTCACCAAGCACGTTGTGCGCCAGCGCATCCTCAAGGACCAGATCCGCATTGACGGCCGCGGCCTGACGGACATCCGCCAGCTCACCGCAGAGGTCGAGGTTCTGCCCCGCGTTCACGGTTCGGCCATCTTCGAGCGCGGCGAGACCCAGATCATGGGTGTCACCACGCTGAACATGCTCAAGATGGAACAGCAGATCGACTCGCTGTCACCCGTCACCCGCAAGCGCTACATGCACAACTACAACTTCCCGCCGTACTCCACCGGTGAGACCGGCCGCGTGGGCTCGCCCAAGCGCCGCGAAATCGGCCACGGTGCCCTGGCAGAGCGCGCCATCGTGCCCGTGCTGCCGTCCCGCGAGGAATTCCCGTACGCCATCCGCCAGGTATCCGAGGCCCTCGGCTCCAACGGCTCCACGTCGATGGGTTCCGTCTGCGCCTCCACCCTGTCCCTGCTGAACGCCGGTGTGCCCCTGAAGGCCGCCGTCGCCGGCATCGCCATGGGCCTGGTGTCCGACCAGGTTGACGGCCAGACCCGCTACGCGGCACTGACCGACATCCTCGGCGCCGAAGACGCCTTCGGTGACATGGACTTCAAGGTTGCCGGTACCGCCGAGTTCGTCACGGCCATCCAGCTGGACACCAAACTCGACGGCATCCCCGCTTCCGTGCTCGCGGCAGCCCTGAAGCAGGCCCGAGAGGCGCGCCTGCACATCCTCGAGGTCATCAACTCGGCCATCGACACCCCGGACGAGCTCTCCGAGTTCGCACCGCGCGTCATCGCCGTCAAGATCCCCGTGGACAAGATCGGCGAGGTCATCGGCCCCAAGGGCAAGATGATCAACCAGATCCAGGAAGACACCGGCGCCGACATCTCCATCGAGGACGACGGCACGGTCTACATTGGCGCCACGAACGGTCCGTCTGCAGATGCAGCACGCTCCGCCATCAACGCCATCGCCAACCCGCAGGTCCCGGAGATCGGCGAGCGTTACCTGGGCACGGTGGTCAAGACCACCACCTTCGGTGCCTTCGTGTCGCTGACCCCGGGCAAGGACGGCCTGCTGCACATCTCCGAGCTGCGCAAGATCGCCGGCGGCAAGCGGGTGGACAACGTTGACGACGTTGTTTCCGTGGGCCAGAAGATCCAGGTGGAAATCACCAAGATCGATGACCGCGGAAAGCTGTCCCTGTCTCCGGTCGTGGCTGAAGAGGAAGGCGCCGACGACACCGAGCGCGTTCACGCCACGGAGCCTGCTGAAGGCGCTGAGGTCTAA
- a CDS encoding pitrilysin family protein, translating to MTVVPLPLEQNHAGDTLVHGSDGGSEVRRSVLPGGVRVLTEAMPGQRSATIGFWVGVGSRDEAPGQHGSTHFLEHLLFKGTKRRTALEIASAFDEVGGESNAATAKESTCYFARVLDSDLPMAIDVIADMITGAVLDPDEMEQERDVILEEIAMDSDDPTDVAHEHFVAAVLGSHPLGRPIGGTPAAIKAVARDSVWEHYRRYYKPEELVITAAGGLDHDVVCGLVVDALQTAGWSLKPDAAPVQRRSTERALITGTAGLHVVKRAVEQANIIMGCPTIVATDERRYVMSVLNAVLGGGMSSRLFQEVREKRGLVYSTYSFASSYADAGYFGMYAGCTPSKVRQVLDLLAVELDKLAEHGISDDELRKAVGQLGGGIVLALEDTGSRMSRLGRAELVSGEYQDIDETLRLIKAVTTEQVQELAAELAAAPRTVTVVGPFDETETFGL from the coding sequence ATGACTGTTGTACCCCTGCCGCTTGAGCAGAACCACGCCGGCGACACCCTGGTCCACGGCTCCGACGGCGGGTCCGAGGTGCGGCGTTCAGTGCTGCCAGGGGGAGTGCGGGTACTGACCGAGGCGATGCCGGGACAGCGGTCTGCCACCATCGGCTTCTGGGTGGGCGTCGGATCCCGTGACGAGGCACCCGGCCAGCACGGGTCCACCCACTTCCTTGAACACCTGCTGTTCAAGGGCACCAAGCGCCGCACGGCCTTGGAGATTGCTTCCGCGTTTGACGAGGTGGGCGGCGAATCGAACGCGGCAACAGCCAAGGAAAGCACCTGCTACTTTGCGCGGGTGCTGGACTCGGACCTTCCCATGGCCATCGACGTCATCGCTGACATGATCACCGGCGCCGTGCTGGATCCTGACGAGATGGAGCAGGAACGGGACGTCATCCTGGAAGAAATTGCCATGGACAGTGATGACCCCACTGATGTGGCGCACGAGCACTTCGTCGCCGCGGTCCTCGGCAGCCATCCGCTGGGACGGCCCATCGGCGGCACTCCCGCCGCCATCAAGGCCGTAGCCCGCGATTCCGTGTGGGAGCACTACCGCAGGTACTACAAGCCGGAAGAGCTGGTCATTACCGCCGCCGGCGGCCTGGACCACGACGTCGTATGCGGACTCGTGGTGGATGCCCTCCAGACCGCGGGCTGGTCGCTTAAGCCGGACGCCGCGCCGGTGCAGCGGCGTTCCACCGAACGTGCCCTGATCACGGGAACGGCGGGCCTGCATGTGGTCAAGCGGGCCGTGGAGCAGGCGAACATCATCATGGGCTGCCCCACGATCGTTGCCACCGATGAACGCCGCTACGTCATGAGTGTCCTGAACGCGGTCCTGGGCGGCGGCATGTCCTCGCGGCTGTTCCAGGAAGTCCGTGAGAAGCGCGGGCTGGTTTACTCCACTTACTCCTTTGCCTCGTCCTACGCCGACGCCGGCTACTTTGGGATGTACGCGGGCTGCACGCCGTCCAAGGTCCGGCAGGTGCTGGACCTGCTGGCTGTGGAGCTCGACAAGCTCGCGGAACACGGGATTTCAGACGACGAACTGCGCAAGGCCGTGGGACAACTGGGCGGCGGAATCGTCCTGGCACTGGAGGACACCGGCTCCCGGATGTCCCGGCTGGGCCGCGCCGAACTGGTGTCCGGCGAGTACCAGGACATTGACGAAACACTGCGGCTGATCAAAGCCGTCACCACGGAACAGGTCCAGGAACTTGCCGCCGAACTCGCCGCCGCGCCCCGGACCGTCACCGTGGTTGGCCCGTTCGACGAGACCGAAACCTTCGGCCTGTAG
- a CDS encoding DUF1579 family protein: protein MNGPGAEHGHPALANLLGHWQGFTHVAAGPWGPEHRVSAQVSYTQVAGGLGVVQSYRHIEPDGSHFEGHGIFTIDPVHNDVLWYYVDSTGVPPGNAARCTWRDGVLRVERRNAGGWTRHSIEVANGVLTHVTELRSPGRDDGGDAPEAGVDGEALSHRPFMRSEFHRA from the coding sequence GTGAACGGGCCAGGAGCGGAGCACGGACATCCGGCGTTAGCGAACCTGCTGGGTCACTGGCAGGGCTTTACACACGTGGCTGCCGGTCCCTGGGGGCCGGAACACCGCGTGAGCGCCCAGGTGTCCTACACGCAGGTTGCCGGGGGTCTCGGCGTGGTGCAGAGCTACCGGCACATTGAACCGGACGGCAGCCACTTCGAAGGCCACGGCATCTTCACGATCGATCCGGTCCACAACGACGTGCTGTGGTACTACGTTGACAGCACCGGCGTGCCGCCCGGCAACGCCGCCCGCTGCACCTGGCGCGACGGCGTCCTCCGTGTTGAACGCCGCAATGCCGGAGGCTGGACGCGCCACTCCATCGAGGTGGCGAACGGTGTCCTGACACACGTCACCGAATTGCGTTCGCCCGGGCGGGACGACGGCGGCGACGCCCCGGAGGCCGGTGTGGACGGCGAGGCTTTGTCCCACAGGCCATTCATGCGCTCGGAATTCCACCGCGCCTGA
- a CDS encoding HNH endonuclease signature motif containing protein, with protein MGIGTGVGVVLEGVSASVAALDALTREDHFLAAGSGVGADVDVLRRRYELRLQRLEAVSRVEAQLAAVKARDAVECVGFQQALLAPDAPVDERMFSEMSTVEEIAGVLSISSAAAGGLVEQSRRVCSLPPLLGALSAGDLSWQHARIVADETEGLTPDGAAALVAHFFDPDAPNPARGAAPGELAPARFRAKVRAWRERHHPETLEKRHAKGVADRRMEYTPDRDGMAWLSLYLPGDTACAIWNRTTATARGLQGPTETRTLTQLRPDIAASLLLGAGTTTATAEAAVGGAARATGDAAGTGAGSVSGTGSTGGVGKVPTPRADVLVTVPVFSLLGLTDEPAVLDGLGPIPASMARRLVADGAESFYRVLVDPRDGAPLEIGRTRYRLPETIKQWIRMRDRKCTFPGCSNHTPDNHTDHLTAWEHGGRTDIRNLAQLCPKHHRLKHARAWTPDPATNNGPPGWTSPTGRHYNPEHQDPEPTHWPPGLLRRNSTVSGQSAAAVLNPPGGLGTPRKADEAGLREPPPPELRRDLPFGLPQWCQLLADMPEWLEVPSEEPPGGNLLEPDQLPPTDPLWDDFYAMPFFLPPDPAGNWDVLLS; from the coding sequence ATGGGAATCGGCACGGGTGTTGGGGTGGTTTTGGAGGGTGTTTCTGCCTCTGTTGCTGCCCTCGATGCTCTTACCCGTGAGGATCATTTCCTTGCCGCCGGGTCCGGTGTTGGTGCTGATGTCGATGTGCTGCGGCGGCGGTATGAGCTCCGGCTGCAACGGCTGGAGGCAGTCTCCCGGGTCGAGGCTCAGCTCGCGGCGGTCAAAGCTCGTGATGCCGTGGAGTGCGTCGGTTTCCAGCAGGCACTGCTTGCCCCTGACGCCCCGGTGGATGAGCGCATGTTTTCGGAGATGTCAACGGTGGAGGAGATCGCCGGTGTCCTGAGCATCAGTTCCGCGGCCGCAGGCGGGTTGGTGGAACAATCCCGCCGGGTGTGTTCCCTGCCGCCGCTCCTGGGCGCCCTGTCAGCCGGTGACCTGTCGTGGCAGCATGCCAGGATTGTCGCCGACGAAACCGAAGGGCTCACCCCCGACGGGGCTGCTGCCTTGGTGGCGCACTTCTTCGACCCCGACGCCCCCAACCCCGCCCGCGGCGCCGCGCCCGGTGAACTCGCCCCCGCCCGGTTCCGCGCCAAGGTCCGCGCCTGGCGGGAACGCCACCACCCCGAAACCCTCGAAAAACGCCACGCCAAAGGCGTCGCGGACCGGCGAATGGAATACACCCCCGACCGCGACGGCATGGCCTGGCTCTCGCTCTACCTCCCCGGCGACACCGCCTGCGCCATCTGGAACCGCACCACCGCCACCGCCCGCGGACTCCAAGGCCCCACCGAAACCCGCACCCTCACCCAACTCCGCCCCGACATCGCAGCATCACTCCTCCTCGGCGCCGGAACCACCACGGCCACGGCCGAGGCTGCTGTGGGTGGGGCTGCACGGGCTACTGGTGATGCTGCGGGAACGGGCGCAGGCAGCGTTTCCGGCACAGGGAGCACTGGTGGTGTTGGCAAGGTTCCCACCCCGCGGGCCGATGTCCTGGTCACCGTCCCGGTCTTCTCGCTGCTCGGCCTCACCGATGAGCCGGCGGTGCTGGACGGCCTGGGCCCGATCCCGGCGTCGATGGCACGGAGGCTTGTCGCGGACGGGGCGGAGTCGTTCTACCGGGTCCTGGTCGACCCCCGCGACGGGGCACCACTGGAGATCGGACGCACCCGCTACCGGCTCCCCGAAACCATCAAACAATGGATCCGCATGCGGGACCGGAAATGCACCTTCCCCGGCTGCAGCAACCACACCCCCGACAACCACACCGACCACCTCACAGCCTGGGAACACGGCGGCAGAACAGACATCCGGAACCTGGCCCAGCTATGCCCCAAACATCACCGCTTGAAACACGCCCGCGCCTGGACCCCCGACCCCGCCACCAACAACGGACCACCCGGCTGGACCTCACCCACCGGCCGCCACTACAACCCCGAACACCAAGACCCCGAACCAACCCACTGGCCACCAGGGCTTCTGCGGAGGAACAGCACCGTGTCCGGGCAATCCGCAGCGGCAGTCTTGAACCCACCGGGAGGGTTGGGCACACCCCGGAAAGCGGACGAAGCGGGGCTACGGGAACCACCACCGCCTGAATTGCGGCGCGATCTGCCGTTTGGGCTGCCGCAATGGTGCCAGTTACTGGCTGACATGCCGGAGTGGCTGGAGGTGCCAAGCGAGGAGCCGCCTGGCGGGAACTTGCTTGAGCCGGATCAACTCCCGCCAACAGATCCTTTGTGGGACGATTTCTACGCCATGCCGTTCTTCCTGCCGCCAGACCCGGCGGGGAATTGGGACGTGCTCTTGTCGTAG
- a CDS encoding MoaD/ThiS family protein has translation MLVRYFAAARAAAGFEEEKFHLPQGATVADLLEAVLAVDRPEPPAGTPPLSRLLSRSSFLLNEVAVRDQAAVLGPDDVVDVLPPFAGG, from the coding sequence ATGCTTGTACGTTATTTTGCTGCCGCACGCGCTGCGGCAGGTTTCGAGGAAGAAAAGTTCCACCTTCCCCAGGGCGCCACCGTGGCGGACCTGCTCGAGGCCGTGCTGGCCGTGGACCGCCCTGAACCCCCTGCCGGGACCCCGCCCCTTTCCCGGCTTCTTTCCCGCAGCAGCTTCCTGCTCAATGAGGTGGCCGTACGGGACCAGGCGGCGGTCCTTGGTCCGGACGACGTGGTGGACGTACTGCCTCCGTTCGCCGGCGGGTAA
- the moaA gene encoding GTP 3',8-cyclase MoaA — MTVQLGMPQPREEAASALPGVPARRPADAPAGLADRYGRRATDMRLSLTDKCNLRCTYCMPAEGLEWLAKQAVMSAEEIVRIVKVGVEQLGVRELRLTGGEPLVRHDLVQIISALRANHPDLPISMTTNGVGLAKKAAALKDAGLTRINVSLDSLHEETFTKLTRRPFLDQVLAGVDAAWAAGLGPVKLNAVLMRGINDLESPQLLAWALERGYELRFIEQMPLDADHGWTRRNMITAAEIRGLLSRDFALSPDPRARDGAPAERFEVRRRAAGSADADGPVLGTVGIIASVTEPFCSDCRRTRITAEGKIMSCLFSREEFDLLGLLRAGATDDDLAQRWQDAMWIKPKAHGMDHVGLDAPDFVQPDRSMSAIGG, encoded by the coding sequence ATGACTGTCCAGCTAGGCATGCCGCAGCCGCGGGAGGAAGCAGCATCGGCGCTGCCAGGTGTTCCCGCGCGCCGGCCAGCGGATGCACCGGCCGGGCTGGCGGACCGCTACGGCCGCCGCGCCACCGACATGAGGCTGTCCCTGACGGACAAGTGCAACCTCCGCTGCACCTACTGCATGCCGGCGGAGGGCCTGGAATGGCTGGCAAAGCAGGCCGTCATGTCCGCCGAGGAGATCGTGCGGATCGTCAAGGTAGGCGTGGAGCAGCTGGGAGTGCGCGAACTGCGCCTCACGGGCGGTGAGCCGCTGGTGCGGCACGATCTGGTCCAGATCATCTCGGCACTGCGGGCCAACCACCCGGACCTGCCGATCTCCATGACCACCAACGGCGTTGGCCTGGCGAAGAAGGCAGCGGCCCTCAAGGACGCCGGCCTGACGCGCATCAATGTGTCGCTGGATTCCCTGCATGAGGAAACGTTCACCAAGCTGACCCGGCGTCCGTTCCTGGACCAGGTCCTGGCGGGTGTGGACGCCGCCTGGGCTGCCGGCCTGGGCCCTGTGAAACTGAACGCCGTCCTGATGCGCGGCATCAATGACCTCGAGTCGCCGCAGCTGCTCGCGTGGGCCTTGGAGCGCGGGTACGAACTGCGGTTCATCGAACAGATGCCGCTCGATGCGGATCACGGCTGGACGCGCCGCAACATGATCACGGCAGCCGAGATCCGCGGGCTGTTGTCCCGGGACTTTGCCCTCAGTCCGGATCCCCGGGCACGTGACGGCGCTCCTGCGGAGCGGTTTGAAGTACGACGGCGGGCGGCAGGTTCCGCGGACGCGGACGGACCGGTGCTGGGAACCGTGGGAATTATCGCCTCCGTCACCGAGCCGTTTTGCTCCGACTGCCGGCGCACCAGGATCACCGCCGAGGGCAAGATCATGAGCTGCCTGTTCTCCCGCGAGGAGTTCGACCTGCTGGGCCTGCTGCGGGCGGGCGCCACCGATGATGATCTGGCGCAGCGGTGGCAGGACGCCATGTGGATCAAACCGAAAGCCCACGGCATGGACCACGTGGGACTGGATGCTCCGGACTTCGTCCAGCCGGACCGCAGCATGAGTGCTATCGGGGGCTGA